Proteins from a genomic interval of Paenibacillus sp. RC334:
- a CDS encoding YfhD family protein, with protein MPTNKRFDKVLTKTEKIKRAQSAKNEDVEFSAEQADAQDLEAIRRGEVADRRQERIINDSE; from the coding sequence ATGCCCACAAACAAACGGTTCGATAAAGTGCTGACCAAAACCGAGAAAATCAAGCGTGCACAATCTGCTAAAAATGAGGATGTTGAGTTCTCGGCAGAGCAGGCAGATGCTCAGGATTTGGAAGCGATCCGGCGCGGTGAAGTAGCTGATCGTCGTCAGGAGCGCATCATAAACGACAGCGAGTAG